TTCAGCACCAAATGTGTAAATGCGCACTAAATAATAACGTGGAAACCATAACAAAGGGCTCCTCCAGAAGTGATTTAATTATACAAAAAAAATAAgcaagcttatttttaaaaattagaatGCACTAAATAGTTAAAGGAAAATACTACTTGACAGCATACCTCGTGCGAACAAGATAGAAAAAGCAGCATTCCATTAATCTGCTAAACCCAGCGTCAGTGCTGTTGTAGCAACCGTATGAGTCGGCAAAGCAGTTACTCTAGGCTTCTTTGAAGACATCATGCTCCCCGGATATTTTCTTTCTCTGCGCTTTCCTTTCAGTTTAGTTGCTTTATTAGAAAGACGGTAGAAAGCGTAAACAAATTCAGTGACACAATTGAAAAGTGCTGTGCACAATAGCATTTTATTGTGTTTTTGAAGGTTTACCACGCTCAACGCGCACACCTTTAACCAAAAAAAAGACGACTATGACATTGAAATCTACAGCTGGAAAGCGTCAAAAATGCATTTCATTACCGACTTTTCCATTTTGTCTTCATGAATACATTAAAAAAAGCCAGTTTGGCTTTTATAACTACTGGTAACATCAGTAACAACTTCAACGAAGCATACTACGTGAAAAATTTCATGTATATTTAACATTTGGAATGCAGCGGCCAGTACACAGCAATAGTATTATTTGGGTAGTATGATTTAGCAAATGAACGCTGTTGTCGAAAAGAGTAAGCGAAATGGAAAGTTTCACACAAAGCGATTGCTGATATTTCTATATTAAACAAAGGCTAAATGTCAGAGTATTCCCACATTTAATCTCGAATGACTGGCCTTTGGAGTTAAGGAAACAGGAATTTTGAAGGAGTATGTAACGTGAGTGGCTTCAATGTGACAAAGGTACCGGAGTGCTCACCTAGAGATTTGAGCATTTTTGATTCACAGGATTTAAATTTTCAAGACACCCAGGTATCTACCATTTTATATTGAATACAAAGCTTTCCTTTATTTGGTTTCACTTTGCTCCATTTCTCGACAATAATGTGTTCATCATCTTTAAAAATTTTGCCTTAAACCACGATATACGTCTTAGGATCTCGTTAACGTTAACGCTCTTTCTCCAGGGTGTCGTCACGCCAATAAAATAAAACACTCCACAATCGCTTTATAGCTGACTTGGCAATGTTTACACGTATCTCAAGAAACCTGCCACGTTATATCTGCTGCTTTCATGCACCAAATTAACGGCCGCTTACAATACTTTTGAATAAATGTTTTGGCTAAAAAAGTGGCCGCTCAGAAAAGAACATGAAATAGTTAGAAGTTGATACTCACAACCTCTTGCTTCGGCTACTGTTGGTTCACATGTTCCAGGTGCTTCAAAGCTTGGCCAGTTCAAAGAGGCACCGCGAAAGTGCAGCAGCAAAACTTGAAGGCGGCGGCCGAAGTACTTTCGTTCAATTCTTAGTCTGAAAACAGTATGTCGAAGAATAATGCGATAAGCCTTTTCCTAACCTCACTGAGACTCTTGAATATTCAAAGAACGTGGTGCTTGGCGCGCCTAGCCATTCTGTAGTCCGTTGTTACGAACACAACACGGACAATAACGTATTTTTTGCAGCAGGCAATGTCAAACAACGTGTGGGAAACACATGGAAATCATGAGCGAAAGGGAAGAACTGCTGTGGTATTTATGACGATAGTTTTCTTTGTTGTGCCGTCAAGAAATCATTCGGTGAGGCGTGAAGATCATTATTATTGGCTGGAAAACACCCGACAGGAAACAGAGCGACCGACAAGCGGACTTCCGATGTATGGCGCTCGATATCTGCAGGCAGCGGCGTCCCGGCCGCGGAAACAAAAAATGTGAAAGTTGTGCAATATAAAAGAACCGCGAGCTTTACACATCGTTGCGCAATAGATATGCCAGCACGTGCGAGGAACGTAGACATTCACCAAGCTATTCCTTCTCGCGCGATTGCTGCACGTATGACACAGCAGAAATAAATTGGCTCTAACAGGAAACAAACTATATTTAACAATAGTTAAAATTTGCAAAGGGCCGAATGATTTCCCAGGCATCGATATTGTCAACATTATTCAAACAGTCGTTGTGTTTAGGTATGGTGCAAGGAACTCCGGGTGGTCTTAGTAGGTAATGatacaaatagaaaaaaaacgcatTGATAACTGTGTCTTCGGATGGCATGGAGATGTGAACAAAAGACACATGTGAGCAAGGGACTAATTGAAGGCTTGTATTTTCTCCCTGCCTTGTAAAGGCAGGGAGAAAAGCTGGGAATTTCGGGGCTACCCATATGCGTGGAGCGGTCACACCACTTGAGCAGGTAGCACTTCAAGAAACACAAAGTGTTTGGTATACCGAACTTTCTTATGCCTTCCAAAGAATGAGTTGGAAAATATGCGATTTCCTtgtttgttacttttttttcaagAGTACTTCTGTCATTAAAAAGCAGCCGTAAAGCAGAACACGTGAGGAGATctattgagggggggggggggtgttacgtGAAGGAAACAAACTATGAAAGCTTTTCTCTTGGCATGTACCGGTAGCAACGTTCGgtgctttttatttattcagcatCCTGCCTATCAGTCAAAGTATATTCAGATTCCATTATCAAGGCTCTCGCCAACAACGAGCAGTTTGATTGGCACTGCAACATGATGTTCCAACTTGGTCATCGTGCGATCAGTCGATAAGTTCGCCGGGTTACACTGTGAGAAGGCTAGATAACCTTCGGCCGTTAAGGGAAAAGGACTAGATTCAAGTTGAGGCAAGCGCAGCAGCGGCTGGCAGGAAATTAGGCGGCCAGATGAAATTAAGAAATCTGCGGGGATAAGGCGACCGCAGTTGGCACAGGGTAGGATAAAATAGACAGATATGGTGGAGGCCTTTGGactgcagtggttgtagtcagACATAAGACTGCGACGATGATGTTGGCGATAATTGGGCAATTGCTGCCAGTTACAAAGTGAAGTCTGATAATATTCATTTTCGGTGTTAAAGCTCGAAACAGACGAGAGACAAAACTAGAAGATGACAAAGGCGAGCGAATAATATTCTTGAAGGTATGATTGAAGGGTGCGTGCAAAGACTGCTGCGTTTCGCTTTACAACACCAGCAGTACGGATGCACCCTTGAAGCAGTAGTCGGACAGACATCTgtagctcattttttttcttcagcgcgTCTGTGTCCTGTTAGCCTATCTTTCAAACATCCACCAGTTTATGGCAAGCGATGCTTTCTGCATTAACTCTATTAACTACCAAGACAGTTGTGTACACTACGAAGTGGCATTTTTTTCTATAAGCGCGCTATATAAATTCCTGATATCTTGATTTTAAGAGAATTAGATGTCCTTCAAATAGAACACATATCAAATTTTTATGCCACCTACTTAAAGCAGCGATCAATATTCCCATAACAGTGAGCGTGGTAGCACGTCTTTCACAGTTTTCCTCTCCACATATGTTTCGGGCATTCATTATGGCAATCTTTTGCTGAATTCAGGCCTCATGTTCAGGAGAACACAACAAACGGGACTGGCACTTTCAAATTTATTAGAAAAGTCACGCCATGATTATACAGGCAGCGATCAACCGCAATTAATCTTTGAGCATGCGCATAGAATGAAACGCACCGTCATGATGTGCACTTCACTCAAACCAACGTAAATTAACTATCCGAAGCCATTATTTTGCGGCTTGATTCAATTATCTCTAAAGTGGTAATTATAATAAATTCTGGTTTTTATTCAGGACGAACTGGCGGGATAGTTGGTAACACATACGAAATTATTCCcggcggaaaaaaaaacgaagacagaAGGAGAGCACACCACAAAGCGCTGTAATTCCACTAGTTCATTTTCACGCGAAGCGGTAAATTTATACAGTACAGCGTAAAAGCGCGCGCAGAAAAACTACGAACATATAGGTGATACATCGGAATGTTTTTTGATAGCGACGGTGAACTACGTGCAACACGAGGCAACTTCATAAACTAAACACAAAGAGATTACTGCACAACCGACCTTGAATACACGTCAACGGGCAGCCTGAGAGCAGTCGTTACTGCGTCATTATGCCCAAAAAATGACGCTCTTTGTCACTTAACAATaaagaaggcgtgctgacgcaattctATTTAAGCTTTGCGATTTCCCCATCCTCAACAGTTTCCCTTGTGGTCTTTTCTGCACACCTGCGAGgaactgtaatctgctcaaagcAAGGACCTTGTTACTTGCAATGACTATAGTAAAGGCAATGAATGCCTAGGTGCCAAGAGGCAACCGTGACGTTTTAGTTGTGCTCTCTGAAACTATCATTCAGACATCAGCCGGTCTGGCCAACGTAGGCTCGTCCACGTTGCAAAGGTATTGAAAACACCACGTTTTCTGTGCATGCCTCTGCAATGCACACCTAGGCATACATTGCCGTGACTGTAGTCAGTGCAAGGAACAAGGTCCTTCCTTTGAGCAGACCACAGTTCTGCGCAGCTGTGCAGAAAAGACCGCAATGGAAATTGTTGAGGCTGGGAAAACTGTAAAGCTTGAAGAAAATTGCGTCAGCAAGCCTTCTTTATTGTTAAGTGACAAGGAGCGTCGATTCTTGTGCATTATGACGCAGTATCGATTTCTCTGAGGCTGCCCATTCACATGTATTCTAgctcggaagtgcagtaatgtgTAGGTGTTTAGTTTGTGAAGTTGCCTCCTTTTGCACGTAGTTCATCGTCGCTATCAAGGAGGATTCCGACGTATCACGTATATGTTTGTAGTTTTTCTGCGCGCGCTTTTGCGCTGCACTTTATAAAAGTAGTCCTTCGCGTGAAAATAAACTAGTTGAAGTACGGCGCATTGTGATCTATTCTCGGTCTTCGACTTTTTGTGGGCCTGGAATCGTTTGGTTTTTATTGCTGTAGTATCCGCCCAGCTTGTTATTTAAGACATTTTGTACACACGTGCTTAAAAACTGAAGCGTTCTGTTGAATAACTGACTAGTTGGCTTTTTATGGGCTTGGATATAAGGCCTATGCCGAGAGAAATGAAAAATGGCGTCTTAAAGGAATAAATTGGTATCGATCACTAAAATGTTCGGCAGAGTCAACAAAGTGCCTTGTTGGTGGTGAGGGAGTGAAGCAACAAGCATCAGGCATTCAGGATGTTCTGTGCCAGGGTCGCGAAGGCCAGCTGGTGCGGCAGCTTGACCGATGTGGCCCCATCCACCACGTTGGGAGCCAAGCGAATACGTAATGAGGCGATTTAATGCTACGGGGCCTGATAATATGAAAGTCTCGAGATGAGCGTCTCTTTCGGGGCAATTCTGGCAAGCAGGGGAGGGTCGGAAGTGGCAGAGGGAGGACCGGGGGGCAGGGGTAAGGAGTATATTGAAGTGGCTGCTCAAGAAGACAGCAAGAAGGCGCAGTCAACGCTACAAAACTTATGGTAAAGGTTTACCTTCAACTTTACTCCTTCCTATTACTTCCTCTTTTTTATCGGTACAGGTATTAACTTCTTGGATTTGTGCATCAGATCGGGAACAAACGTCATAAATTATCGCTAGGAATGGCACCCTCCGAAGCGTGCACTGTGCTCGCGAGTGACGGAAGGCCTCTAGAATACATTGCTAGAACTAAGCCTTGAAAAGAATGCAGTAAATTAGGCTTAAATTAATTCTACGTCATTGAGCGAATCATCAGCCCTTGTTTTGTGAGGAAACTTCATCGACGCATTTCATTCGTCGTTAAACACACATCGCCGGCTCAACTGACTGTGACCTGAAGTGACGGTACGCACCACAACGTGGAAGGTGATCCGATGTCAGTCGGGGTAAAATTGAATGGTCCAGTGAAACGTTGACACAACAATTCACAGAATACTTCACCTTTCTTGCAGCGCTTGCATCGAAAATATACAGACCATTAGGAATCTGCACGGCGAATGCGTATTGAGAATTCAGATTGCATACAAACTTCTTATTACTCATTACACATCGCACGAAAATCAGGTTTCAGAAATACAGAACTTCAATAGATACCGGACTGATATGGTATCACTTTATATGTTTTCCATATCATAtggattttcttttttcttccttccgtAAGATCTAAAGGAGGTAGTGAACGCTTCATTAGGGAAAGATGCGCAAAGATTGAAACAAATTTAACATGCGCACAATTATCTATTCGCATTAAGCGCCAAGCTCGGAAAAAAAGCAAAAGTATGCAAATACAGATGCTGGAAGCAATAGCTTATAACCTACAGATATcgaaagacgcaggctcgatcccggccgcggcggtcgaatttcgatggatgcgaaattctacaggcccgtctgctgtgcgatatcagtggacgttaaaggaccccagtaggtcgatatttccggagccttcTACTACCACAACCCTCAtaatctgagtcgctttgggacgttaaaccccataaaccaaccaaccatatGCTGCAGATATGATTCTAATATTCCATCAATATCTTCAGGCGCACTGCACTGAAAGGCAATGAAAATAAAGTGATAGCTTACAAGCGCAATTGCTTGTTACGGACTGCTACAACCTGagaaaaacaaaactttatcGGCAATATTTCCCCTTCCTAAAAAGATGTGCAACATTTTGTAACTGTATCTTTATTTTGTTAGAATTCATTGACTCAAACATGAAAGTGACTGTTCTTGCTTTCGACAACTTTCGTTTTGTGGTTAATGCTAATCCTTAGCCTAACTTTTTTCTGTGGGATTACAAATGCTGGTGGAACGATGCCGTGGGGCCGCTTTTCTTTCTTGCATCTAGCTATTTTAACGAGCATGGAATAAACGCTGCTATTATTTTCGTggtaataaaagaaaataaagcttTTAGCAACAGTTGCCACAACCTTCACGCCAGAGTAGCTTAACTGTATGCCTATTTGGGACTTCCTATAGAAACCATATTTCTTCTAACACCACAGTTTCGTAgcatttcgatagaggccaagtgctagaggcacgtgtattgtgcgatgtaagaacacgttaaagaaacccaggtagtCTCAATtgccgcagcccttcactattgcgtccctcatagcctgagtggatTTAGGACGTTTTTAACGCACAAAACTCGACAGGAAGTTTCCAAATGTTGTAGTCTATTTTTAGGGCACAAAAGCTCGGATGCCACAGCTTCCTGGGGAAACAGTGAAAAATAAAGCGATCACAAATATTGACAAGGCCACAGTTCATCTGTGGTAAGCAACAGTTGCAATGATTACGAAGTCTGCGGCAATACGACGGCCCCATCTGGCATAGGGCAGAACACATCAAATAGATATGGCAAAGCTCTTTGACCTTAGTGGGCGTAGGTAGCATGAAAAGTCAGGTGAGGTGTTACGGGGCCTCCAGAACCTAAGTTGTGCTTTCGGCATCAAACGGATGCTGTTTGTGTGCTGCGATATAAGGCCTCAGCTTGCTCTTGGCAGCTTATTACTACTCAAGTGATTAAGTGAGTGAATGCTAGGGGCAGCCATGCTTACTTGTTCCACTACCTGATTTTCTGCGAAAACCGAATAAAACCGAGTTTTCATCACTGTTTTAATAATCGTCGGCTGAGGGTAATGTGAAAGAAAACCAGAGCTGTCACCCGTTTTGAAATACTGCCTCATAGAGATGTTACTGTATACTTTAGTCGAGACCAATCTTCAGCTTCGCAAGAGTGCCGTTCTCTCCGAAACCAAGCATCAGCATTTTGCACGTTTCATCGAAGGCACTAAACATAAAATGTGCTTATTTTGGGGGCTAACAGCTTTGTGAATGGGTGCCTGTTTGGCTGTGGTTTTGCCAGATTGGTTCAATTGAAAATAGCGTATTTACAACGCTCGCTGTGTAGATGCATGGCGCCATCCGTTGTAAACGGAAGAGGGAActaacgctgttttttttctaaGAAAAAACGTAGCGCCTCATTGTATATTAcatggccgccgcggttgctgagtggttatggcgcttgttTTGGAAGCTGGTTAGGAGACTTGTTTTCTTGTTTAATAATGGTTTAAGCGTTTCAAACGTGAGAGCTTAGCCGTTAGGTGCCGTTAAACGCATGTGTAACGTAATAATTTGCCTCTCAAAAGCAATGCCGCTGCAAATTTTCTATTATCGAAAGCGATCACTTTGGTTTATCGCCTGGTTTAGTAAGAGAACACGGGTGCCCTAAAAAACTGCTAAGCTTCTTAAACAACTTTCGGCTAGGAATAACCCGATGCGATGTCCTCACAAGGACATATTTCCGATTGTAAGTTTCCTCCTTGACTGCCGAAATCGAATGTGTTCCTAAGGTTAGAGAGCCGACAGTACGTTTTGAAAAATGTTCATAGTGCGTGCAATCATACTTTCTCACGTATTTCTTGAATGGGTGAAAGCACTTGGTGCACCTCATGCTTCCAATGTGTACTTTTCGAGCCTCTAACAAATAAAACGCGTCCTGGGTTCGGTACGCTTTGCGTGAAAAAGCTAAAATTCTTCAAATGTCTAAACGTGACAGCAATGGCGATGACTTAAATAAGAAGGGACTTTTTAGTTGCTCCTGGTAATTTGTGTTTCATTTTTAAGGAGATAATTCTTGCCTAATGGTGACCGCTGTTGCCAACAAGAATGTAGAAAAGTATGGGTCACTGAGCACTCTAACACGTTCCTTTTTGTCTCTTCCAGGGCAGCCACAATAAAAGAGGATGTTTTTCTATCAGTTCTATCACTACAATCTGAATGTGTATTTTTAAGCGTAAAAGCCTAACCGCTACATTGAAACATTACCAGGTGCCAGTGATTTTCAGTATAAACATACATACGCGGTATCGGATGGGTGCGCAATCTCGAGTTGAATGAATGAAGAATTCCGGTGCATAGACGGAGCTTTTCTGCAGGTTCAGTGTCAAATCTTTTGTTATCGCCAAAACCTTCTCGCTGGGTTTACTCCTGCTTTGGAAGAGTTTTGGAAACACAAATGTCGGTGCTGTAAGAAAGAAAGGTTTGAAAATATAAACATGCGGCATGCAATTGCATTTTACCTTAACATAAAAATGCGTATAGATTACAACACTGGCATAGATTTCTCTGCGTTGTCGCGATATTCTGACTGTTCGAAATGCTCAGAGCCGATATTTTATATCTATTGCTCTTCATGAATGTAGTTTCCTGATTTGCAAGCAGTAGTTCCGGTGAACAGACTCAAGATCTTCCATTCACCGTCTTTCATCTAATAGAAGTGTCTATGAATCGATTCTTAGATTTCAAAAAGAACTGTTCGGTCATAAATTTAAGTCAGCATTACATTGCAAAACGAGGATCGCCATTGCACACACGAACTGGAACTAATCTTCAACGAAATGCGCCGCGACATGTCCTATTTGATCAGGTACGCACAAACCACTTCCATAGAGTCAGTGCCAATTTCCTGATGAAATAATTATCGCATTCACCAAGTAGAAACATATATGCAATTCTGCGCGTGCTCAAAGGTACGGAATACCAGGAGAGGGCACAAAACCAAGCAGTGAAGAAAATATGTGTACTCTATTTGCAGTTACGTGCTTAGGTTGCCGCTACTTTGCCCTCGGTACTGAGCGCAGAGAAATAGGGCGAGAAAGAACCTTGCTATAGTGCCGACCTATATATGAGGCAGTTAAGTCAGGGTCCCCCAGACTATAAACTCTTCTGGTATCTCTAACACAAGCTCGCGTTCAACTGATCAAAAGGATTTAAGTGTGCCTGGCTGCAGGTGGGAGCCAAGAGTTTCGCGTACCATGGTCTGAACAGCCTGTAGATGTATACAAATTCATCAACAACATCATATGCTTAATTTAACAAATAAGAGGCATCAAATGGCTCACCTCCTGTAACATGATATGACGTGCAGATAATGAAAATGGCGATGAACTTGAAAAGAGTCACTTCTGCTCTGAACTCGTGAATAGAATCGACCTGAAGGTTGTACTCAGTCACATCGTATTCGGCAAAAAGACAATACGTTGTTTGTCTGTGGTTCGCAATCCTTTTTGGGCACACAAACCTTGAAAACAAGAGACAAAAAGCAGTTTCGGGAAAAATAGCTTTCATTCTAACAATAGCATATAATAAGTCTTCATATGTCTTCTTACGCGAACATTCTGTCTAATATAAAATTTACTCAATAATTCTCGTGCAAGTACTTGAATTGAGCCTTTTATTCTACGCAGAAGAACAGCGCAAACTTGGACAAGGACTGAGGAAGGCACACAGACGGGCGCTGTCCCTGTTCTTGTCCTCGTCCAATCATTGTCCAAGCTGGCGCTGTTCTTCAGGAAAATGtcataccgactcgcccaagcatccgttttatcCTACACAGCACTGGCCACATTCAGTACAATATGACTAAGATGAAGAAATATATATTATCGTGGGCCGGCAGCCAGTTAGTGAGGACGGAATTTTCGCATTGCTTAAACTTCTCTGCGGATTAAAGAAATGCCCCTTAAATCTTAACCTCTACATAAAATACCTCCATTCATCACAAATAGAGTGAACAGAACATGCGCGTAAAATTTATTTTGACGGAAATggggaacccgccgcggtggctcagtggttagggcgctcggctactgatccggagttccagtgttcgaacccgaccgcggcggctgcgtttttatggattcaaaacgctaaggcgaccgtgtgctgtgcgatgtcagtgcacgtcaaagatccccaggtgggcgaaattattccggagccattcactacggtacctctgtcttcctttattATTTTGCTCCCTTcgttatcccttctcttacggcacggttcaggtgtccgccgaaatgtgagacagatactgcgccatttcctttcccccaaaaccaatttttcaacgAGAGTACTGAAGCACATAAATTTGCGGATAAGCATTTTTGATTTTAAGATGTCGCTATGAAGAGCTGCTAATGCATTGTTTTTAATGACTGGCTAAAATAGAAGTGCATGTGATACTCTGTGGTATTTAAATTACCTATACTGCTAAATGAAAAAGCTTATTGCAATATATTCCATTGCTATAGTTTCGAGTAATCTTGTAAGGGAACGAAATGTTTCAAGGATTGTCAACGGGATTTAAAAGACAATGTATTACGCTGTTTGGAGACGGCGAAAATTCTCGGAATCGCAAGTCTGCAGGTTTAAGCGGAAACTAAAAAAAAGTAACAACGGCAGGACACGTCCAGGATAGTGGTATGCATGTTTAAATGTTACCTCGTTGCATAAGTCGCAGGCTTCAATTTCGCTGTCTGGCTGTTCACGCGGTGCGCTGCTAGCGTAGAACGAGCGAGCACAGCGCAGAAGGCACACCAACGAGCGAATGCAGCTGCCGCGGGACTTGTGAGGAAAGAACCCAAGGCGCCGCTGCCAACTGCATCAAGAGGGATGGCATTTTCTTCGGCTCAGTTTCTCGGCACAATAAAGTTCACATGTGTTGACATATCAAGGAGAGCTTTGACCTCTTGCGTTGGCGAAGTTTTGAACATGTGCGCAATTGCAGACCATTCGGTAGAAATCCTATATGTCAGCTTGTCCAAGATTCACAGAGGTGATTACAGGCTTTGTTACAAACGTGTTCGGTTGTCGGCGTTCCCGTGCGGTCCTtagaagttgaaaaaaaaaatatatcttcCGTCTGTTAACTCGTCTGTTTGAAACATCTCCGTCACAACTACTGATCACAACTAAAGACGACGAAGCCGCGCATAATGAAAAGAACTTCACTCAGGCTAATAACTATAGTTACTTCATATTATTTTTTACTTCATATCATTACTTTAATTATAGTTTTTAATTGAGCGCCAATGAACGCTTTGCGCTCATTCATGCCAGTGCCTTTTGTTGTAACACTCTTCGTGGGCGATTATTGCCGCGAAAATCCGTTGTAATCCTACTGCTGATAATGAGTGTTTCCACCTGATAAGCCAGTATGCTACATATTTTAAGAGCCTAAGTACCAGCAGTGGCCGCCAATCTACATTTCTGTTCCCGCCAATATATCAGCAATGGCGTGAGCAATATTTAATATCCTTGACGTCTTAACTTATGAAGTAGGCGAGAGGTGGTCGACTTGTCAAGTGCCAGTATGGAATCAAGCAATGTGTTTTCTCTTGGCTGCAGTGCATGATCAGTGGAAATCTGATGACTTGGTAACTCAGCTGCCTGACATTGGCTTCTGTGAATGCATCATTAAGTACGACCGAGCCAGGCATGTTTCTGCGCCTGTTTCAAAAACCATTTCTCATGAGTGTAAGGTTCCTTAGTAAAATTTTCTCTGCACTGTCCGCAGTGAGATCAGCTCAGACCGAATACAGAGATTCTGAGACCTTACTCTAAACCTCTGTCGTATTATAAGAGCAGTAGCCAGACTGTCCCTCAGTTCTATTCTCGGAGAACCTGCGTGGAGATAATGCCGACAAGAGACACGCTCTAGAAAGCAGGTGATAGAGATGTGCCAAGACAGCTTTTAAGGTACAAACACCTCTATCTGAAGTACTTTCGGAGGCCTCTCGACGGACGCTAAGGATGAGGAGTACGTTATCAGTAGACAGCGGCTAGAATGAGCACTGTATGACGCAGCCGTAGCGAGCGGAATTTTCTCACCTTGCCGCAAGCATTGCTTCACACTAAGAATAACGGGATAATTTT
The genomic region above belongs to Amblyomma americanum isolate KBUSLIRL-KWMA chromosome 9, ASM5285725v1, whole genome shotgun sequence and contains:
- the LOC144103505 gene encoding uncharacterized protein LOC144103505; this encodes MVSSSSVGSGALGSFLTSPAAAAFARWCAFCAVLARSTLAAHRVNSQTAKLKPATYATRFVCPKRIANHRQTTYCLFAEYDVTEYNLQVDSIHEFRAEVTLFKFIAIFIICTSYHVTGAPTFVFPKLFQSRSKPSEKVLAITKDLTLNLQKSSVYAPEFFIHSTRDCAPIRYRIPNGLYIFDASAARKVKYSVNCCVNVSLDHSILPRLTSDHLPRCD